From Fusarium oxysporum f. sp. lycopersici 4287 chromosome 10, whole genome shotgun sequence:
TGAATTCAATGAGTTCAACTCAATGTCTTCAGCTTGAGTATTGGTTCAATTTACATTGGATACTTGGCAGTTTGTTCAGCTCGCTTATCACGTACACTAGTTAGCCCAAGCGTGGACTGGTCCTGGCAAGGCTTGCTTCCCAAACTATTTTCATAACTCTATGGACCTAATGCCTATCGAGCCGCAATTAAGACTGGCGTATAGGCTAGAATAGATCTGTAACCGCACCTTCTGAAGCATTTGAAACCAGATGTGCATATTTTGCCAATGTTCCTCTCCTAATCGGCATATTTGGAGGCCTCCAAGCTCGTAGTCTGGTCTTGATCTCCTCAGCTGAGACATCTGGCATCTCAATACGGTTGGTCTCTGCATCAATCGATATCACATCACCATCCTGGATGATTGCGATTGGACCACCCAAAGCTGCTTCAGGGACGATGTGGCCAACGATGAATCCATGGCTGGCGCCCGAGTATCGCCCATCCGTGATTAAAGCCACATTAGTGTAGCCTCCGCCTTTGAGAGTACCAGAGGCTCTCAGTTGCTCGGGCATTCCAGGCCCGCCCTTTGGACCCTCATATCTCACCACAAGCACCACATTCTTATCGTGGGGAACTTTGTCCTGGTCCAATGCGGTGCACAAAAAGTGTTCTTTATCAAAGACCATTGCCTCGCCAATAAATTGAGACCCCTCTTTACCTGTGACTTTGGCAACGGCACCACCAGGGGCAATATTGCCACGTAGGATCTCGATATGCCCACTACGTTTGATCGGGTTATCAAGAGAGCGGATAACCTCTTGGCCCTGGGGCagagatggccaagactcGACATTCTCTGCAAGTGTTCTGCCCGTAATTGTCATGGTGGATCCGTCCAACAGCTTGGCTGCAACCAGCAACTTCAGCACTGAGGGGATTCCTCCAATCTTAAAAAGATCCTCCATCATATATTTACCACTGGGCGCCATATTGGCAATAAAAGGAGTTTTGTCCGATACTCTTTGAAAGTCATCAAGGGTCAAGTCAACGTCGGCCGTTTTTGCCATTGCGAGCGCGTGCAAAACGGAATTTGTTGACCCGCCTACTGCCATTGTCATCACCAGAGCGTTTTCAAACGATGCCCTGGTGAGGAGCGAGCGCGGCCTGATATCTTTCTCGAGGCATATCCGAATGACTGATCCCATCCTGTCGCACTCCCGCAGTTTTGCAGGTGATGTCGCCGGTGCGCTGGATGATCCCGGCACAGCGAGACCCAGGGTCTCGATGATGGTTGCAAGGCTGTTTGCGGTGTACATTCCCCCGCAGGCACCGGGGCCTGGTACCAAGTTCTTCTCAATGTCGCTTATGATTTCTTCGGGGGTTGCATCCCCATTTTTCAACCAGTCTTTAATCGTCCCGAGCATATAAGCGCCTCTAGCTTCAGATGGCGTATTAATGTCGATTGGGCGCTCGAGAAGTTTGCTATATCCTCCTCTCTGAGTACCGCCGTAAACAAACACTGAGGGGCGATTGTGTCTGATAATACCCATGACACAGCCCGGCATGTTCTTGTCACAGCCGGGTATGACGATGCATGCATCATGGGCTTGAGCACAGGTCATTGTCTCGATGCTGTCTGCGATGATCTCGCGCGATTGCAGGGAGAAGCGCATCCCTGTCGTTAATTAACACTTATATTACCATTCATGTCATTTATTACTTACCTTCATTTCCCATCGTGATACCGTCAGAGACGCCTATGGTATGATACTGCCAGGCTAGAAAGCCTTCTTTCTGGACTGaggccttgatgatctttCCGAAATCTGCCACTATCGTTGCGAGCTAGTTTAGTTAAAAATGCGACGTTGTAAAAACTTAACAGTACAAATCTCGAAAAAGTGTATAAGATTATGCAGTGACTCACGGTGCATGCTATTGTAGAAAATTAATCAGCTCTCGTCGTCGTTCGATCGGCCTGTCAGGAAAAGACTTACTTGCAAGGGTTCCCCTCCCATTGTACGGAAGCAATACCGACATGAGGGCTGGTCTGCATTGTATGCTCGTCTGGAACACCAGCGGCGTACAACATAGCCTACCGCTATGTAAGTATCACGATAGGCTATAGGTCTGTGACGGACTGCCTATATACCTTGGCAGGTGGGAAGTCATGGTCTCGAGTGATAAACGTGGAATGCCGGTTTAAAATTAGATCATCACCATTCTTCGCGTCGCTACTGAGATGGGGAAATTCAACAAAATGCCCAGCTGTAGCAGCATTATCTGGTACAATATGAGTAGACATCTTGGTGTCAAAAGGCtatgtcaagatcaagactgGCTGGGTAGAACAAGACTTATGGCAAGTCTGTAATGGAACAAGAGCGTGAGACAGACGGATCGGGCGTGATATCCTGGATTTATCCCAGTCGCTTTGACGGTTGATAGGTAAGCCAAGCTTTTATCCATGTGCTAGAATGAATTGCTGAGGGGCTTGCTTTATCCAATGGAGCTACAACAGCTATCATAATTTTTTATGACCGTGAAACGTCCCTTTCAGGTTGTCTTCAATGCGATGCTTTGGACAATAGTCTAAAATAGAACCCTCTCCTCGATCGGCCGATGCAGGTTCGGCTAAAGATTACCGGTGTGACCTGTGTGACAGGCGTGACCGGCTGTCCTACCCCACAAAATCGGCAATGCCTTCAACGATTTATCGTATCCGGTAATTCGGTAATCGGTAAATCGGACTATCTCGACACGAGGCTTAGACTTACACTTTTCAGAAGGTAAAAGACTGGCCCGCAGCTGCGTAGTCTACACGCAGACATACTATCTTCCCTaccttctcttttttttttgctgtCTTTGTTCAGAGCCATATGTCGCGAACTTTGCTACATCACCATTGGCAAACATGAGCAAAAGGATTATCGTGACCGGCGGGTCAGGGAAGACCGGCCGCTATATTATCGAATCTTTGCTATCCAAAGGGCACCAGGTTCTGAACCTAGACCTTTCGCCCCTTCACAACGGCCTTGACCAACAGGTTCATACCTTGAAATGCGACCTCACAGATTGTGGGCAGGTCTACAGTGCCCTTTCCTCACACTTCAAACTCACTGAACCATTTGGAGAAACTGTCAACCATCCACCTGATGCCGTCTTACATCTTGCTGGTATTGCAAGAAACATGTTGGTCCCTGATGTTGAAACCTTTCGTGTGAATACTCTCGCAAGCTACAACGTTATCGAGGCATCATGTCGCTTGGGTGTCAAGAAGATCGTCTTGGCAAGCTCCGTTTGTGTATATGGGGTCACATATGCTGAAGGAGATGCCGATTTCGAGGCTTTCCCTGTGGATGAGAACTTAGACGTGAACCCGACGGATGTCTATGCTTTATCTAAGCTTTGTGCCGAGAGAACGGCGAGGAGCTTTGCTTCTAGGTTTGGGGTTGATATATATGCGTTTCGGATCGGTGCCGTCATTGCTCCAGACGAGTACCAAAAAATGTTCCACGGCTACGTTAATGAACCGGAAAAGTGGAAAGTGCACGGATGGTCATATGTGGATGTGCGTGATTTGGGGAAGATGTGTTCCTTGGCAGTGGACAAGGATGGACTAGGGTTTCAAGTGTTCAATGCAACCAACGATGAGATCACTAATGATAGGGAGTCTAATGGGTTCCTAAAAGAGCAGTGTCCTAACACACAGTTCAGGAGAACCATGGGGTCTCAAGAGGCCCCAATGAGTAACGCAAAAATCAAGGAGCTCTTGGGGTTTAGAGAGGACCAGAGCTTGAGGACGCTGTATAATAGGAGCGATAGATGACATAATTCAGTACTTTTTGCTTGATCGAACCGGACCTTGACAAGAGCCTCGCGAGAAAGGTGGGGGCTTCGCGATCGTAACAAAGCACATCTGTAGCGGTGGAGAGGTTATGAGGCCATTCATAAATGAGAGTTGAAGCAAGGTTTTATACAATTATTCAACGCTTGCCTTTCTGATACATTGATTGATTGGTTTTCGCAAAAGTAAGATCTTTTATGCCATATTGAAGTTTGTACTAGGCTTATAGTTTCGCAATTCCGCAAGTAAATAGTGAGGGACAGATGAACTCACGCGCATTGCACGTTTGTTTGGAAAGGTGACACGACGAATGTACGGCTCTATCGCGCCTCAAGAATCTCGCCTTTGAACATCACATCAATCCCTTGGAAATATAGACATCACGATGAAAATGCGTGCACTAAAAGCTGTTTTTCCACAATTCCTGTCTTGAACCAGTTCTTGTAAGAGCCTTTTACTTGAGGAAGCAAAACTAGAAAGGATGCCTGAAAGACTTAAAAGCTGAATTCCTAAACACGAAATGGACGAGCATCAAAGTCCAGCTAACGTTGTGCCACGGTGACGGTTGCTATTCGCAAGAGACGGTGTTGAGCTTTATCTTTTAGAAATGCAGGGCATAATTCTCAGCATAGGAGGGAAGTGCTGCGTGTTTAAATCAAGAAGATGTGTGAAGTTTAGTGGCGCTAAGAGATTTTCTCAGTAGCTGGTATTATGATTCTAGTCGGTATACATGCTTTGCGTCTTCTTTACCCCACACAAGAGGAGCTAGTGGGTAATTACCAAACCTTCCATAGGCGACCATTCCTAGTTAGGACATCTAGCGTTTATCAAAGTAGACTTCAACTGATTTACCCCAGCTTCCATCTAACACTGTCGATCTCCCCGGCCCTATATATTTCCCACCGTACTTCTCTATCAAATCTTTTAGCCCTCTTAACTTATAGACCCATCTGTCTAGTCAGGTTCGTCTACGACAGTGTCACAGACATCTTTCAACTGAATCGCATGACAGGAAGCCTCGGGCTTCTTAGACATTTGTGACCGTAATGTCGGGAATTTCGACGGGGAACAACGTTAGTGAGGAGAAAAGGcgtgagaagaagagagagttGGACCGTCGCGCACAACGTGCTTCTCGTGCCAGAAATAAAACTCGAATTGCTAACCTTGAGGCCACAATTGAAAGAATGCAGTGTGGCCAAGTCGACAATAGCGCAATCGACCTTATGAATCAACTTGATGACACGATCAAGGAAAGAGATCAGCTTGCAAGTAAGCTGGCTTCCGTCAAGAGCATTCTTGCCCGGTGCATTCCTTCATCTGGGCAAGCAGCAACGCAGTGGCATGACACTCCATCCTACAACAACC
This genomic window contains:
- a CDS encoding UDP-glucose 4-epimerase (At least one base has a quality score < 10); translation: MSKRIIVTGGSGKTGRYIIESLLSKGHQVLNLDLSPLHNGLDQQVHTLKCDLTDCGQVYSALSSHFKLTEPFGETVNHPPDAVLHLAGIARNMLVPDVETFRVNTLASYNVIEASCRLGVKKIVLASSVCVYGVTYAEGDADFEAFPVDENLDVNPTDVYALSKLCAERTARSFASRFGVDIYAFRIGAVIAPDEYQKMFHGYVNEPEKWKVHGWSYVDVRDLGKMCSLAVDKDGLGFQVFNATNDEITNDRESNGFLKEQCPNTQFRRTMGSQEAPMSNAKIKELLGFREDQSLRTLYNRSDR
- a CDS encoding dihydroxy-acid dehydratase; translation: MSTHIVPDNAATAGHFVEFPHLSSDAKNGDDLILNRHSTFITRDHDFPPAKAMLYAAGVPDEHTMQTSPHVGIASVQWEGNPCNMHRESLHNLIHFFEIYFGKIIKASVQKEGFLAWQYHTIGVSDGITMGNEGMRFSLQSREIIADSIETMTCAQAHDACIVIPGCDKNMPGCVMGIIRHNRPSVFVYGGTQRGGYSKLLERPIDINTPSEARGAYMLGTIKDWLKNGDATPEEIISDIEKNLVPGPGACGGMYTANSLATIIETLGLAVPGSSSAPATSPAKLRECDRMGSVIRICLEKDIRPRSLLTRASFENALVMTMAVGGSTNSVLHALAMAKTADVDLTLDDFQRVSDKTPFIANMAPSGKYMMEDLFKIGGIPSVLKLLVAAKLLDGSTMTITGRTLAENVESWPSLPQGQEVIRSLDNPIKRSGHIEILRGNIAPGGAVAKVTGKEGSQFIGEAMVFDKEHFLCTALDQDKVPHDKNVVLVVRYEGPKGGPGMPEQLRASGTLKGGGYTNVALITDGRYSGASHGFIVGHIVPEAALGGPIAIIQDGDVISIDAETNRIEMPDVSAEEIKTRLRAWRPPNMPIRRGTLAKYAHLVSNASEGAVTDLF